Part of the bacterium genome is shown below.
CTCCTTTCCTTAAAGCACCCCTTCTACCAACATGCCGAGCGCAAACTGTTCCTGGCAATAAAAAATGGTCAGCCGGTTGGACGTATCGCCGCCATCATAAACCACAGGCACAACGAGTTTCACTCGGAAAAGACCGGGTTCTTCGGTTTTTTCGAGTCGGTTGACGATCAGAAAACGGCAGATGCTCTGTTGGCGGAGGCGGAGAAATGGATTCAGGAAAGGGGTATGGACCGTGTCCTGGGTCCGGTCAACCCCAGCACCAACGAGGAGTGCGGGCTTCTGGTGCACAACTTTCTGTCAGCCCCCTTTGTTATGATGACCTATAACCCACCCTACTACAGGGACCTTATAGATAACGCCGGATATGGCAAAGCCAAAGATCTTTACGCCTACTGGTACCATTTGGGCCGGGAACTGCCCAACAGGCTCGTGAGAATGGTAAAAATGGTCAAGGAGAGAGAACCTGGCCTTGTGGTCAGGCCTCTGGACAAGAGGCGGTTTGACTCGGAACTCGAGATTTTCAGGTTTGTTTACAACGAAGCCTGGGAGAAGAACTGGGGCTTTGTCCCCATGACGGACGCCGAACTCAGTCACATGGCGAAAAAGTTAAAACCCCTTGTGATCCCCAGCCTGATTAATCTGGCTTTCGTCGACGATGAACCGGCCGGTATTGTCCTTGGACTGCCTGATTACAACAACGTCCTGAAGATCCTCAACGGCACGATCTTAAACCCCTTCAGGACCGTCAAGGCGCTTCGTGCCGGGAAAAGGATCAGGACTGGACGCTGCCTGACAGTTGGAGTGAGGGAGAAGTTCCGTAAACGAGGTATCGAATCTCTCCTGTTCGCCATGACCTGGCAGGGCGGTATCGATATGAACTACCGGTACGGTGAACTCTCCTGGGTCCTGGAGGACAACCAGGCGATGATCGACGGTGCCACCCGGGCTTTTTCCGCCGAGCACTATAAAACATACAGGATCTACGAAAAGCAACTGGCAACCTGACATGGCCTTCGCTGATATCCGTTCCGAGATTCCCAGAAC
Proteins encoded:
- a CDS encoding N-acetyltransferase, yielding MTFQIIEAESGQAFKQFINFPWSIYLDDPYWVPPLKSDVKDLLSLKHPFYQHAERKLFLAIKNGQPVGRIAAIINHRHNEFHSEKTGFFGFFESVDDQKTADALLAEAEKWIQERGMDRVLGPVNPSTNEECGLLVHNFLSAPFVMMTYNPPYYRDLIDNAGYGKAKDLYAYWYHLGRELPNRLVRMVKMVKEREPGLVVRPLDKRRFDSELEIFRFVYNEAWEKNWGFVPMTDAELSHMAKKLKPLVIPSLINLAFVDDEPAGIVLGLPDYNNVLKILNGTILNPFRTVKALRAGKRIRTGRCLTVGVREKFRKRGIESLLFAMTWQGGIDMNYRYGELSWVLEDNQAMIDGATRAFSAEHYKTYRIYEKQLAT